In Phragmites australis chromosome 16, lpPhrAust1.1, whole genome shotgun sequence, one DNA window encodes the following:
- the LOC133894786 gene encoding transcription factor MYC2-like — MPQRAMDELVRLTSSCSPPSPGSFSAAGHHVPVLDFLSSEVLEQWLLDDDDVQDQPREHGAAWGDGSSRSAGSDDLSGNLPPAAAPKRRGRKPLPRTDGSAVSHVEAERQRRDKLHRRFCDLRAAVPTVSRMDKASILADATAYIAELRGRVEQLEAEVVQAAARKAHPANVDAAASSHDSFCLQEKLEVRMVGQEAAALRLTTAARHAPARLMDALRSLDLPVQHACVCRYGGVTVQDAVVDVTTALRDEGCLRAALLHRLQESD, encoded by the coding sequence ATGCCGCAGCGTGCCATGGATGAGCTTGTCCGTCTCACCTCCTCCTGCAGCCCTCCCTCCCCGGGCTCCTTCTCCGCCGCCGGTCACCACGTACCGGTGCTCGACTTCCTCTCCAGCGAGGTCCTGGAGCAATGGCTGCTGGATGACGACGACGTGCAGGACCAGCCCCGGGAACATGGCGCCGCGTGGGGCGACGGGAGCTCGCGCTCGGCGGGCTCCGACGACCTGTCGGGGAACCTGCCGCCTGCAGCTGCGCCGAAGAGGCGGGGGCGGAAGCCCTTGCCCCGCACCGACGGCTCCGCAGTCAGCCACGTGGAGGCCGAGCGGCAGCGGCGGGACAAGCTCCACCGCCGGTTCTGCGACCTCCGGGCCGCCGTGCCCACCGTGTCCCGGATGGACAAGGCGTCCATCCTCGCCGACGCCACCGCCTACATCGCCGAGCTGCGCGGCCGTGTGGAGCAGCTCGAGGCCGAGGTCGTTCAGGCCGCGGCACGGAAGGCGCACCCCGCAAACGTCGACGCCGCTGCGTCCTCCCACGACTCTTTCTGCCTCCAGGAGAAGCTGGAGGTGCGCATGGTCGGGCAGGAGGCGGCAGCGCTGCGCCTGACGACCGCTGCTCGGCACGCCCCCGCGCGCCTCATGGACGCGCTCCGCTCGCTGGACCTGCCGGTGCAGCACGCGTGCGTCTGCCGCTACGGCGGCGTGACCGTGCAGGACGCCGTCGTGGACGTCACCACCGCGCTGCGGGACGAGGGCTGCCTCCGCGCAGCGTTGCTCCACAGGCTTCAGGAGAGCGACTAG